The Streptomyces sp. NBC_01268 genome segment GCGCCTCGCCCTCGACGTCCACGTTGGGCAGCACGCGGCCGAGCCACTTCGGCAGCCACCAGGCCTTGTGGCCGAGGAGCGCGAGCACGGCCGGGACGATCGCCATGCGGACCACGAACGCGTCGAAGAGGACGGCGACGGCCAGGCCGAAGCCGATCATCTTGATCATCTGGTCGTCCATGCCGATGAAGCCGGAGAAGACCGCGATCATGATCACCGCGGCGGCGGTGACCACCCGGGCGCTGTGCCGGAAGCCGGTCACGATCGCCTCGCCGGGGCGCGCCCCGTGGACGTACGCCTCGCGCATCCGGGTGACCAGGAAGACCTCGTAGTCCATGGCCAGGCCGAAGACCACGCCCACCATGAAGATCGGCATCATCGACATGATCGGGCCGGTCTGCTCGACCCCGAACAGGCTGCCGAGCCAACCCCACTGGAAGACCGCGACGACCGCGCCGAGGGCGGCGACCACGGAGAGCAGGAAGCCGAGGGCCGCCTTCAGCGGGACCAGGATCGAGCGGAAGACCACCATCAGGAGCAGGAAGGCGAGTCCGACGACCAGCGCCAGGTAGGGCAGCAGCGCGTCGTTCATCTTCTGCGAGAAGTCGATGTTCATCGCGGTGGCGCCGGTGACCAGGACCTCGTCGCCGGTCGCGCCGCGGATGTCGTGCACCAGCTCCTCGGTGTCGACGGAGGACGGGCGGTCCTTCGGGATCACCGTGATCATCGCGGCGTCGCCCGCCTTGTTCGGGGTCGGCGGGGTGACCGCCACGACGCCGTCCAGGCCCTTGATCGTGTCCACGGTCCTGTCGGCGGTCGCCTTGCCGCCGTCGACGACGACGAGCAGCGGGCCGTTGAAGCCGGGCCCGAAGCCCTCGGAGAGCAGGTCGTAGGCGCGCCGCTCGGTGGCGGAGACGGGCTTGACGCCGTCGTCGGGCAGGCCCATCTCCAGGGAGGCGGCCGGCACGGCGATCGCGCCGAGGCCGAGGACGCCGACGAGCAGCACGAACACCGGGCGGCGGATGACGAAGCGGGCCCAGCGGGTGCCGCCGTTCGGCTTGGCGCCCGCCTCGGTGCCGGTGCCCTCGGCGGACGCCTTCGCGGCCTTGCGCGCCTTGCGGCCCACGACCCTGTCGCCGGCGAAGCCCAGCAGGGCCGGGATCAGGGTGAGCGCGATCAGCACGGCGATCACGACCGTGCCGGCGGCGGCGAAGCCCATCTTCGTCAGCATCGGGATGTTGACGACGGCCAGGCCGACCAGGGCGATGACCACGGTGAGGCCGGCGAAGACCACGGCGGAGCCGGCGGTGCCGACGGCGCGCCCGGCGGCCTCCTCCTTCGCCCGGCCCTCGGCGAGCTCCGCGCGGTAGCGGGAGACGATGAACAGGGCGTAGTCGATGCCGACCGCGAGGCCGATCATCATCGCGAGGGTGGAGGTGGTGGAGCCGAGGTCCAGGACGTTGGCGAGCGCGGTGATCGTCGAGACGCCGATGCCGACCCCGATGATCGCGGTGAGCAGCGGCAGTCCGGCGGCCACGAGCGAGCCGAAGGTGATGACGAGCACGATGCCCGCGATGACCACGCCGACGATCTCGCCCGCGCCGGTCTCCGGCATGCTCTGGAGCGCGTCGCCGCCGATCTCGACGGTCAGGCCCTGGCCCTGCGCGGCATGGCCGGCCTCCTTGAGGGCCTCACGGGTCTCGTCGGTCAGCTCCATCCCGCTGACCTTGTAGGAGACGGAGACGTAGGCGATCCGCCCGTCCTGGGAGATGGCCTGCGCGGTGTACGGGTCGGTGACCCGGGCGACCTGGTCGGAGCCCGACTTCAGCGCGGCGACGGTCTCCTCGACCTTCGCCTTGTTGGCCGGCGTCTTCATGGTCTGGCCGGTCGGGGCCTCGAAGACCACCCGGGCGGTGGCGCCGTCGGCGCTGCCGCCGGGGAAGCGCTCTTCGAGCAGGTCGAAGGCGCGCTGGGCCTCGGTGCCGGGTATCGAGAAGGAGCTGGAGGTCGCGGCGGGCGCGGTGGCGGCGCCGACGCCCGCGAGGGCGAGGAGCGCCACCCAGAGCAGGGCGACGAGCCGTCGGCGCCGGAAGGCGGAACGGCCGAGCTTGTAGAGGAACGTGGCCACGGGGGCGTACTCCCGGTGTTGAGTGGGACAGGGCATGGGGAGCCGGCCCGACGGCGTGAGCGGTGCGCAGCGTCAGGGGGTACGGGGTGCGGACGTTCCGGCGGTACCGGCCGGGGAGCCGGTGCGGACGCGTCTGCGGTTCCGGCCGGGGAGGCCGGTGGGGTCAGGCGCCGAGTGAGGGGAGCACGACGGCGTTGACGTAGGCGCTGAGGAAGGCGGCGTCGACCGGCCGGTCCTCGATCAGCGGGCGGGCGACGAACGCTCCGATCAGCATGTGGGGCAGGAGCTTGAGCGCCGGGTTGTCGGCGGCGATCTCGCCCCTGCGGACGGCCCGCTGGAGCACCTCGTCGAGGCTGTTCATCTCGGGTTCGACGAGCAGCTCGCGCATGGCCTGGAGCAGATCGGGGTTGTCGTGGACGGCGTGGGACAGACCCCGCATCAGCGCGGCGTCCTTCTCCAGCCGGCAGTCGTCGGTCCGTTGCAGCATCACGTCGAAGTCACCGCGCAGACTGCCGGTGTCGATCTCTCCGAGCTCGACCGGCTTGTCGTGGCGCAGTGCCATGACGACGAGTTGCGGCTTGCTCCCCCACTGGCGGTAGAGGGTGGCCTTGCTGGATCGGGTGCGGGCGGCGACGGCGTCCATGGTGAGGGCGTCGTAGCCGACCTCGCGCAGCAGGTCGAGCACGGCCGTGTAGAGCTCGGCCTCCCTTTCGGGGGTGAGCCTGCTGGCCATGACCGGCCTCCTGTCCGACTGGGGTTCCTGGCGCGGTTCCGTTCGGGCGGACCCGAACGAAACCGTTTCGTACACCACGACGATACCCACCCGCCTTGCGAAACGAAACCGTTTCGTACGTGTCCTCGGCCACACCCGGCCCACGCCCCGGTCCACACTTCGACCACACGTACGAGTTGCCGCACCCCCTTCGCGCGGAAAGCATGAGGAGGTGAGTGACGACCTCGCGTATCTCCGCTTCCCGCACCTCCACGACGAGCTGCTGTGCTTCGTCACCGAGGACGACCTCTGGGTCTCCCCCCTCGTGCCCGAGGGCCACCGCCCCGGCCGCGCCTGGCGGGTCACCGTCGACCGGACGCGGGTCGGGCCCCCGCGCTTCTCCCCCGACGGGCGCCACCTCGCGTACACGAGCTGGCGCAGCCTCGACCCGGAGATCCACCTCGCGCCGGTCGACGGCGGCCCGGCCCGTCGGCTGACCTACTGGGGGTCCACCGACACCCGGGTCTGCGGCTGGTCGCCCCCCGACAAGGACGGCCGGTCCGACATCCTCGCCGTCTCCTCGCACGGGCAGCCGTTCTCGTACTACTCCTGGGCCTACAGCGTCCCCACCGACGGCACCCCCGGCGGCCGGATGCCCTGGGGCCTGGTCTCCGACATCGCCGTCGCCGACCTGGGCGACGGCGGCCCCGGCGCCGAGGGCTCCGGAGGGCAGCGCCGCACCCTGCTGCTCACCGGGCGCCCGCCGCACGAGCCGGCCTCCTGGAAGCGCTACCGGGGCGGCGCCATGGGACGCCTCTGGCTGCACGGCGAACGGCTCCTCGAAGACCTCGGCGGGCAGTTCGAGGCGCCCATGTTCGTCGCCGCGCCCGAGGCCGAGGGCGGCCACCGGATCGCCTTCCTCTCCGACCACGAGGGCATCGGCAACCTCTACTCCTGCCGGCCCGACGGCACCGGACTGCGTCGCCACACCGACCACGACGAGTTCTACGCCCGGCACGCCTCCAGCGACGGGCGCCGGGTCGTCTACCAGTGCGCCGGCGCACTGTGGATCGTCGACGACCTGAGCGCCGGCTCGCGCCCGCGCCGCCTGGAGGTCCGGCTCGGCGGGCCCCGCGCCGGCCGGCGCCCCTACCAGGTGCCCGCCGCCCACCACGTCGACGCGCTCTCCGTGGACGAGACCGGGCGGGCCAGCGCCGTCTCCGTGCGCGGCAGCCTCTACTGGCTGACCCACCGCGACGGCCCGGCCCGGACCATCGCCGACACCCCGGGCGTACGGGTCAGGCAGCCCGAGATGCTCGGCAGCGGCGGGCAGGTCGCGTACGTCACCGACGCGGAGGGCGAGGACGCCATCGAGATCGCGACGCTCCCGCGCGCCAGCGGCGACCGGGAGCCGCGCCGACTCGCCGCGGGCCGGCTCGGTCGGGTCGAGGAGATGATCTCCGACCCGGACGGCGAACGGCTGGCCATCGCCTCCAACGACGGCCGCCTGCTGCTGATCACGACGACCGAGGACGAGGACGGGGGCGAGGACGGGGACGGGGACGGGGACGGGGACGGGGACGAGACGACCGCGACCGTCGAGGCGGGGACGGGGGCGGAGCCCGAGGCGATCGGGGAGGCCACCCCCGCCGGAGGCGCCACCCTCGAAGCCTCCGCCGGAACCGTCTCCGAGACCGTCTCCGAAACCCCCGGCGAGGTCACCGAGCTCATCCGCTCCGTCAACGGACCCGTACGCGACCTGGCGTTCTCCCCCGACGGGGCCTGGCTCACCTGGTCCCACCCGGGCATCGGGCGTTCCCTGCGCTCCATCAAGATGGCCCGGATCTCCGGGCCCGGCGCCCCCATGATCGTCGACGTCACCAACGGGCGCTTCGAGGACGAGAACCCGGTCTTCACCAGCGACGGACGCTACCTCGCCTTCCTCTCCTGGCGGGGCTTCGACCCGGTGTACGACGTCCACACCGGCGACCTGTCCTTCCCGCTGGGCTGCCGCCCCTATCTCGTACCGCTCAACTCGGCGACCCCGTCCCCGTTCGCGCTGCTGCCCGACGGGCGGCCCGCGGCGGGCGGCATGGACCCGGCCGACGAGGAGGCGGGCACCGGCGACGGCACGGTGACCGTCGAGACCGAGGGGCTCGCCGACCGGGTCACGCCCTTCCCGGTCACCGCCTCCAAGTACTCGGCGCTGTACCCGGTGGCCGGCGGCGGTCTGGTCTGGCTGCGCTGGCCGATCTCCGGGGCGCTCGGCGAGACCTTCGCCAACCCCTCGGACCCCTCGCCCCGGCCCACGCTGGAGCACTACAACATCACCAAGGCCCGCAAGACCGAACTCGTCACCCACCTCGACTGGTTCGCCGTCAGCGGCGACGCCTCGCGGCTCGTCGTCGTCGACGAGGGCGAGCTGCGCGCCGTCCCCGCCAACGAGCCCGGCGACTCCGACTCCACCGTCTACCTGGACCTGCGGCGCATCGTGCACGAGGTGGACCCGGCGGCCGAGTGGCGGCAGGCCTTCGACGAGGCGGGCCGGATCGTCCGCGCCTACTTCTGGGAGCCCGACATGGGCGGCGTCGACTGGACGGCGGTGCTCGACCAGTACCGGCCGCTCGTCGAACGGTGCGCCTCCCCCGACGAGTTCGCCGACCTGGTGCGCGAGGTCTTCGGCGAACTCGGCACCTCCCACGCGTACGTCACCCCCGCCCGCCGCAACGAGGGCCCGGCGCACTACCAGCGCGCCCAGGGCCTGCTGGGCGCCAACTTCGTGCCCCGGGACGAGGGCTGGATGGTGAAGCGGATCCTGCCCGGCGACTCCTCCGACTCCAAGGCGCGCTCCCCGCTGGCCGGCACCGGCATCCGCGAGGGCGCGGTCCTCACCCACGTCGACGGCCGCCCCGTCGACCCGGTCACCGGCCCCTACCCGCTGCTGTCCGGCACCGGCGGCACCACCGTCGAACTCACCTTCCGACCGCCCGGCAGCGCGGGCCGCGCCCGCCGCGTCGCCGTCGTCCCCCTCGTCGACGAACGCCCGCTGCGCTACCAGGACTGGGTCGCGAAGCGACGCGCCGTCGTACGGGAGCTGAGCGGCGGCCGCTGCGGCTACCTGCACATCCCCGACATGGGCGGCTCGGGCTGGGCCCAGTTCAACCGCGACCTGCGCATGGAGGTCTCCCGGCCGGCCCTCATCGTGGACGTCCGGGGCAACGCCGGCGGCAACATCAGCGAGCTGGTGATAGAGAAGCTGACCCGCCGGATCCTGGGCTGGGACCTCACCCGCGACGCCCAGCCCGTCTCGTACACCTCCAACGCCCCGCGCGGCCCCATCGTCGCCCTCGCCGACGAGGCCACCTCCTCCGACGGCGACATGATCACCGCCGCGTTCAAGCTGCTCGGGCTCGGCCCCGTGGTGGGTCAGCGCACCTGGGGCGGCGTCGTCGGCATGACGGGCCGCCACCGGCTCGGCGACGGCACCCAGATCACCGTGCCGATGAACGCGGCCTGGTTCCCCGAGTACGGCTGGTCCATCGAGAACCACGGCGTGGAACCGGACCTCGCGGTCCTGCGCACCCCGCTCGACTGGGCCGAGGGCCGCTACGCCCAGCTCGACGACGCCGTGCACATCGCGCTGGCCCTGCTCGCCGAGACCCCCGCCGCGAGCCCCCCGGGCTACGAGGGGCTGCCGGACCACTCCCGGCCGAAACTGCCGCCGAGGTCCAGCTCGTAGGCGATCCCCGGCTGCTCGCCGGGGCCGCCGCCGTCCGCCCCGGCGGCCGCGGCGGCTCCGGCGGAGCCTCCCGGCAGCGCCACGCTCCCGACCGCGCCGAAGCCCACCCGGGCGAGCACCGCCCGGGACGGCCCGTTGCCGAGGGTCGTCGCGGCCGTCAGCCGGCTCAGCCCGTACTCCTCGCGCGCCAGCCGGCACAACGCGCGCACGCCCTGCGTGGCGAGCCCGCGCCCGGTGGCCTTCTCGGCGAGCCGGTAGCCGAGCTCCGCGCTGTCCCCGTCGAGGTCCACGAGGTTGAACCGGCCGAGGATCTCCCCGTCGTCCGCGACGAGGACGTGGAAGGCGATCCCGCCGCCCTCCTGTTCGTCGAGCAGCGCGCGGTGGCGGGCGTCGAAGCCCTCGAAGTAGGCGTCCCCCCGGTCGGGCACGGAGGCGGCGAAGAAGGCCCTGTTCTCCCGCTCGAAGGCGAGCAGGGCGGGCGCGTGATCGGATCGCAGTCGTTCGAGTACCGGCATGCGCGCCACCGTACGGAAAGGGGACCGCCCGCCGCCCCTGTTTATGGCCGGTCGGCCGGTCCGTGGCCGGATACGCGCGAAGGCGCACCCGGCGTCCCGGGTGCGCCTTCCTCACAGGACGGCGTCAGACGTCGTAGTCCTGGTCGAAGCGGTCCTGTGCCTCCTGCTGGGCGCGCCGCGCGTCCTGCTGCGCCTGCTCCCTGCCCTGCGAGGCACGCTCGGACGCCTCGTCCTTCTTCGAACCCGCGGCCTGCCTGGCCTTGCCCGAGAGGTTCTGCGCCTTGTCCTGGAACTGGTCCTTGATGCCCATGAAGGTTCACTCCTAGAAGGGTGTGAGGGGTGCGGGGCGGATCCGCCCCTGGGCCTCGACCAGCGTGGCACGGCGGTTCACCCGCCGCATGTCGACCGGTTACACGGCGTCACACCCGCTCGCCGCGCTCCTGTTCGTCCGCCGCCCCGCCCGCGCCCACCAGGCCCTTGGAGACCGAGGCGAGCCGCGGTTCGAAGCGGCGCATCTCGCGCTGCCCGACGGAGGCGATGATCCCCGGCAGGTAGCCGCGGGTGGACTGCATCCCGCGCAGCCACCACTGGGCGTAGACATGCGCCGAGCGGCGCTCGACACCCGCGACGATCCGGTCGACGGCCGGGCCGAGCGGGTACGTGCGGTTCGACGGCCACGGCAGCCGCCGGCGCAGCTCCTTCATGACGTCGTCCTGGTCCGCGCCCCGCACCATGTCCGTGTCGGTCCAGGAGAGGTAGCCGACGCCGACCTTCACGCCCTTGTACGCGACCTCCGCGCGCAGGCTGTGCGCGAAGGCCTCCACGCCGGACTTGGAGGCGCAGTACGCCGTCATCATCGGGGCGGGCGTCATCGCGGCGAGCGAGGCGATCTGCAGGAAGTAGCCGCGGGACTCCATCAGGACCGGCAGGAACGCCCGGGCCGTGACCGCGCCGCCGATCAGGTTGACCTCGATGACCCGCCGCCAGGCGCCGGGGTCGGAGTCCACGAACGGCCCGCCGGCCGCCACGCCCGCGTTCGCGACCACGATGTCGACCTTGCCGAACCGCTCCTTCACCTCGGCCGCGACCTTCGCCATGGCCTCGTGGTCGGTGACGTCCGCGTGCCACCAGTCGGCCTCGGTGTGCAGCCGGCCGGCGACCTCCTTCAGGAGCTCCGGCTCCAGGCCGACCAGGGCGATCTTCGCGCCCCGCGCGGAGAGCTTGCGGGCGAGGAGCTCCCCGACGCCGCGGGCCCCGCCGGTGACGACCGCCACCTGTCCCTCCAGGCTCACCCTGCTCATGCCCCTGCCTCCTCGTTCTGCTTCGCGCCCAGGTAGGTGAGCGTCAGTTCGCGGATCTGCGCGGTGACGGCCTCCGGGGCCTCCACCGGCGTCATGTGGCCCATCCCGGCCAGTTCGACCAGGCCCGTGCAGTGCGGCAGGGCGGCCGCCATCGCGCGGGAGTGGACCGGCGGGGTGAGCCGGTCGGCGGTGCCGACGAGCACGGCCACGGGCAGCCGCAGCTCGCGCACGCCCGCCTCCAGGTCCAGCCCGGCCAGGA includes the following:
- a CDS encoding MMPL family transporter; the protein is MATFLYKLGRSAFRRRRLVALLWVALLALAGVGAATAPAATSSSFSIPGTEAQRAFDLLEERFPGGSADGATARVVFEAPTGQTMKTPANKAKVEETVAALKSGSDQVARVTDPYTAQAISQDGRIAYVSVSYKVSGMELTDETREALKEAGHAAQGQGLTVEIGGDALQSMPETGAGEIVGVVIAGIVLVITFGSLVAAGLPLLTAIIGVGIGVSTITALANVLDLGSTTSTLAMMIGLAVGIDYALFIVSRYRAELAEGRAKEEAAGRAVGTAGSAVVFAGLTVVIALVGLAVVNIPMLTKMGFAAAGTVVIAVLIALTLIPALLGFAGDRVVGRKARKAAKASAEGTGTEAGAKPNGGTRWARFVIRRPVFVLLVGVLGLGAIAVPAASLEMGLPDDGVKPVSATERRAYDLLSEGFGPGFNGPLLVVVDGGKATADRTVDTIKGLDGVVAVTPPTPNKAGDAAMITVIPKDRPSSVDTEELVHDIRGATGDEVLVTGATAMNIDFSQKMNDALLPYLALVVGLAFLLLMVVFRSILVPLKAALGFLLSVVAALGAVVAVFQWGWLGSLFGVEQTGPIMSMMPIFMVGVVFGLAMDYEVFLVTRMREAYVHGARPGEAIVTGFRHSARVVTAAAVIMIAVFSGFIGMDDQMIKMIGFGLAVAVLFDAFVVRMAIVPAVLALLGHKAWWLPKWLGRVLPNVDVEGEALAARDAGDADEEPKELVSA
- a CDS encoding TetR/AcrR family transcriptional regulator — protein: MASRLTPEREAELYTAVLDLLREVGYDALTMDAVAARTRSSKATLYRQWGSKPQLVVMALRHDKPVELGEIDTGSLRGDFDVMLQRTDDCRLEKDAALMRGLSHAVHDNPDLLQAMRELLVEPEMNSLDEVLQRAVRRGEIAADNPALKLLPHMLIGAFVARPLIEDRPVDAAFLSAYVNAVVLPSLGA
- a CDS encoding SDR family oxidoreductase, which translates into the protein MSRVSLEGQVAVVTGGARGVGELLARKLSARGAKIALVGLEPELLKEVAGRLHTEADWWHADVTDHEAMAKVAAEVKERFGKVDIVVANAGVAAGGPFVDSDPGAWRRVIEVNLIGGAVTARAFLPVLMESRGYFLQIASLAAMTPAPMMTAYCASKSGVEAFAHSLRAEVAYKGVKVGVGYLSWTDTDMVRGADQDDVMKELRRRLPWPSNRTYPLGPAVDRIVAGVERRSAHVYAQWWLRGMQSTRGYLPGIIASVGQREMRRFEPRLASVSKGLVGAGGAADEQERGERV
- a CDS encoding S41 family peptidase, giving the protein MSDDLAYLRFPHLHDELLCFVTEDDLWVSPLVPEGHRPGRAWRVTVDRTRVGPPRFSPDGRHLAYTSWRSLDPEIHLAPVDGGPARRLTYWGSTDTRVCGWSPPDKDGRSDILAVSSHGQPFSYYSWAYSVPTDGTPGGRMPWGLVSDIAVADLGDGGPGAEGSGGQRRTLLLTGRPPHEPASWKRYRGGAMGRLWLHGERLLEDLGGQFEAPMFVAAPEAEGGHRIAFLSDHEGIGNLYSCRPDGTGLRRHTDHDEFYARHASSDGRRVVYQCAGALWIVDDLSAGSRPRRLEVRLGGPRAGRRPYQVPAAHHVDALSVDETGRASAVSVRGSLYWLTHRDGPARTIADTPGVRVRQPEMLGSGGQVAYVTDAEGEDAIEIATLPRASGDREPRRLAAGRLGRVEEMISDPDGERLAIASNDGRLLLITTTEDEDGGEDGDGDGDGDGDETTATVEAGTGAEPEAIGEATPAGGATLEASAGTVSETVSETPGEVTELIRSVNGPVRDLAFSPDGAWLTWSHPGIGRSLRSIKMARISGPGAPMIVDVTNGRFEDENPVFTSDGRYLAFLSWRGFDPVYDVHTGDLSFPLGCRPYLVPLNSATPSPFALLPDGRPAAGGMDPADEEAGTGDGTVTVETEGLADRVTPFPVTASKYSALYPVAGGGLVWLRWPISGALGETFANPSDPSPRPTLEHYNITKARKTELVTHLDWFAVSGDASRLVVVDEGELRAVPANEPGDSDSTVYLDLRRIVHEVDPAAEWRQAFDEAGRIVRAYFWEPDMGGVDWTAVLDQYRPLVERCASPDEFADLVREVFGELGTSHAYVTPARRNEGPAHYQRAQGLLGANFVPRDEGWMVKRILPGDSSDSKARSPLAGTGIREGAVLTHVDGRPVDPVTGPYPLLSGTGGTTVELTFRPPGSAGRARRVAVVPLVDERPLRYQDWVAKRRAVVRELSGGRCGYLHIPDMGGSGWAQFNRDLRMEVSRPALIVDVRGNAGGNISELVIEKLTRRILGWDLTRDAQPVSYTSNAPRGPIVALADEATSSDGDMITAAFKLLGLGPVVGQRTWGGVVGMTGRHRLGDGTQITVPMNAAWFPEYGWSIENHGVEPDLAVLRTPLDWAEGRYAQLDDAVHIALALLAETPAASPPGYEGLPDHSRPKLPPRSSS
- a CDS encoding GNAT family N-acetyltransferase is translated as MPVLERLRSDHAPALLAFERENRAFFAASVPDRGDAYFEGFDARHRALLDEQEGGGIAFHVLVADDGEILGRFNLVDLDGDSAELGYRLAEKATGRGLATQGVRALCRLAREEYGLSRLTAATTLGNGPSRAVLARVGFGAVGSVALPGGSAGAAAAAGADGGGPGEQPGIAYELDLGGSFGREWSGSPS